One window of Bacillus sp. FJAT-45350 genomic DNA carries:
- the sda gene encoding sporulation histidine kinase inhibitor Sda, producing the protein METSFFLLTNDLIVETYLMAIEYQLDEAFIKLIESEIIRRNLLIDSI; encoded by the coding sequence TTGGAAACCTCGTTTTTCCTACTTACTAATGATTTAATAGTAGAAACTTATCTAATGGCAATTGAATATCAACTAGATGAAGCATTTATCAAGTTGATTGAAAGTGAAATAATTAGAAGAAACCTTCTAATAGATTCCATCTAA
- a CDS encoding VanZ family protein, giving the protein MKLKIIFFSILAGWVAFIVYLSSQPYHQQDLRPLIKENVNLEFVETHFSSVTFTYAGSEVSVERMGEARYIEFFIRKGAHLFVFFVLGSLIYSFLRALKVERLVLWSFLFIVLFAISDELHQAITPHRTPLVEDVLLDVIGGTLGILIVRFILTKKYTVGVGSHQKEVN; this is encoded by the coding sequence ATGAAGCTTAAGATTATTTTTTTTAGTATATTGGCTGGGTGGGTTGCTTTCATTGTCTATCTTTCCTCCCAACCTTATCATCAGCAGGATTTACGTCCACTGATTAAAGAGAACGTAAATTTAGAGTTTGTGGAGACACACTTTTCGTCTGTTACCTTTACCTATGCGGGGTCAGAAGTGAGTGTGGAAAGAATGGGGGAGGCTCGTTATATAGAGTTCTTTATTAGGAAAGGGGCTCATTTATTCGTCTTTTTTGTTCTTGGAAGCCTGATTTATAGCTTCTTAAGAGCTTTGAAAGTGGAACGCTTAGTTTTATGGTCCTTCTTGTTTATTGTTTTATTTGCTATTAGTGATGAATTACATCAGGCAATTACCCCTCATCGTACACCACTTGTAGAAGACGTACTATTAGATGTGATAGGAGGTACGCTCGGTATATTGATTGTTAGGTTTATTCTTACTAAGAAGTATACAGTGGGAGTAGGCTCCCACCAAAAAGAGGTAAACTAA